The Bradysia coprophila strain Holo2 chromosome IV, BU_Bcop_v1, whole genome shotgun sequence genome includes a region encoding these proteins:
- the LOC119066174 gene encoding uncharacterized protein LOC119066174, with protein sequence MGFASFWDKIEPYFNTINHAIIAVVSVYYTVFCWDIGASNLSLHIWLAGIGYHLLMAEAIIGIYQGNSWSRQHSRRSRFNIHWIMQAVGSTLSISGVLVQWFAYGKHHMNNYHSFLGIISIFFMMGAFLNGTIALWAPEIRKWIKPVYSRWFHNVIGIIAFAIGMASISHGYDLRDFSRRSTVPIMYALKWAAYVTTVLCLIGAVKSLYEQTKGVIAGIRGSLSTSTSELPLKS encoded by the exons ATGGGTTTTGCCAGTTTTTGGGATAAAATTGAACCGTACTTCAATACGATAAATCATGCAATTATCGCAGTCGTTTCCGTTTATTATACAGTTTTCTGCTG GGATATCGGTGCGTCCAATTTAAGTTTGCATATATGGCTGGCTGGCATTGGG TATCACCTGCTTATGGCAGAGGCCATTATTGGGATCTACCAAGGAAATTCATGGAGTCGCCAACATTCGAGACGGTCACGCTTTAATATACATTGGATCATGCAAGCGGTCGGGTCGACTCTGTCAATTTCGGGAGTTCTCGTCCAATGGTTCGCCTATGGAAAGCATCATATGAACAATTATCATTCCTTCCTAG gaatcatttcgatatttttcatgATGGGCGCATTTTTAAATGGAACAATTGCTCTTTGGGCGCCAGAGATCCGAAAATGGATCAAACCCGTATACAGCAGATGGTTTCACAATGTCATCGGCATTATTGCATTCGCAATCGGAATGGCGAGCATAAG TCATGGTTACGACCTAAGAGATTTCAGTCGTCGGTCAACCGTTCCGATTATGTACGCACTGAAATGGGCGGCTTATGTCACAACTGTATTGTGTCTAATTGGCGCAGTTAAGTCCCTGTATGAGCAGACGAAAGGTGTTATTGCAGGCATAAGAGGTTCATTGTCCACGTCAACGTCAGAGCTGCCTTTGAAGAGTtaa